One window of the Sciurus carolinensis chromosome 8, mSciCar1.2, whole genome shotgun sequence genome contains the following:
- the LOC124991406 gene encoding testis-expressed protein 38-like gives MGLVTSLNGMDPQMENLGLPGTWVSLFFGLMGLCFVITGGCITFLHWRKKLQRERRAQHWVEVMRASSFTYSPHLYCLNTQRHHGINAALNIGPSPAVTNMKMKVQIPYCLWETDTSEGRGYGCRGSNPRAETPVAMEVFSWQPVSNWMPQRQTRSPFPIPIFEEIPFAPPLHKMPPMLERTVSYPLDIYPKRNVHYHSLPTLALE, from the coding sequence cctgggtctcgTTATTCTTTGGACTCATGGGACTATGTTTTGTGATTACCGGTGGCTGCATTACATTTCTgcactggaggaagaagctgcagCGGGAGAGGCGTGCCCAGCATTGGGTGGAAGTGATGAGAGCTTCCTCCTTCACTTACAGCCCACACTTATACTGTCTAAATACCCAGCGACATCATGGAATCAATGCAGCTCTCAACATAGGTCCTTCTCCAGCTGTTACCAACATGAAGATGAAAGTGCAGATCCCATATTGTCTGTGGGAGACAGACACCTCTGAAGGCAGGGGTTATGGCTGCAGAGGCAGCAACCCCAGGGCAGAGACCCCTGTTGCTATGGAAGTTTTCTCATGGCAGCCCGTATCGAATTGGATGCCACAGCGCCAGACCAGATCCCCATTCCCAATCCCCATCTTTGAGgagataccctttgccccacccctccacaaaatgcctcccatGCTGGAACGCACTGTCTCCTACCCATTGGACATCTATCCTAaaaggaatgtccactaccattcccttcccacactggccctggaatgA